In the Haloferula helveola genome, one interval contains:
- a CDS encoding ion transporter — MNVIQHDDKGRVSFGSWDFLIQALIVLNLIAFAIETLPGIPQGWQPPLRIFEVGSVTVFTLEYLLRLLLGRPRLSYALSFFGIVDLLAILPFYLATGFDLRSIRAFRLLRLFRLLKLARYSSAMQRFHRAFLIAREELVLFGATALIVLYLSAVGIYYFERDAQPEAFGSVFHSLWWSVATLTTVGYGDVHPVTVGGRVFTFFVLIVGLGIVAVPTGLFASALSKARETE, encoded by the coding sequence GTGAACGTGATCCAGCATGACGACAAAGGCCGAGTATCGTTTGGTTCTTGGGACTTCCTGATACAGGCGCTGATTGTCCTGAATTTGATCGCTTTCGCGATCGAGACCCTTCCCGGCATACCTCAGGGATGGCAGCCGCCACTCCGGATTTTCGAGGTTGGTTCCGTTACGGTTTTCACCCTGGAGTATCTCCTCAGGCTCCTCCTCGGGCGGCCAAGACTATCCTATGCGCTATCGTTCTTTGGCATTGTCGATCTACTCGCCATTCTTCCCTTCTATCTGGCAACAGGCTTCGATCTGCGGTCGATTCGAGCGTTCAGACTGCTTCGCTTGTTCAGGCTTCTCAAGCTCGCCCGTTACAGCTCGGCTATGCAACGATTCCACCGCGCATTTCTGATCGCCCGTGAGGAGTTGGTTTTGTTTGGCGCGACAGCGTTAATCGTTCTGTACCTATCGGCTGTAGGAATCTACTACTTTGAGAGGGACGCTCAGCCAGAAGCTTTCGGCTCGGTGTTCCATTCCTTGTGGTGGTCAGTAGCGACCCTGACAACAGTCGGGTACGGCGATGTACACCCGGTGACCGTCGGAGGTCGGGTTTTCACGTTCTTCGTCTTGATTGTCGGCCTCGGAATCGTCGCAGTGCCCACCGGCCTGTTCGCATCGGCGCTGTCAAAGGCGCGCGAGACGGAATAA